In Devosia litorisediminis, one genomic interval encodes:
- a CDS encoding universal stress protein: MEIRNIVVGLTIDAVDADLVALAVDLARHHKASLTGFVAAQPPVVASMGAGDVAGVLYTEQLNEIEASIKDVRDKFKALVPASIKTDFAGRVQQPAIGLIDVARKADLIIIGSAGEARDDGFRSIDIGEVLLGAGRPVLLVAQGASKLKADKIVVAWKDTKEARRAIVDALPLLKAASDVQVVVIDEGNLGPERESMLDAVAWLESHEVKVRGDVLPDEDGAANAITKAAKTAGADLIVSGAYGHSRLREWLVGGVTRDLLATPGIHRFLSN, translated from the coding sequence ATGGAAATTCGCAATATCGTAGTCGGCCTGACCATCGATGCGGTCGATGCGGATCTGGTCGCACTCGCTGTTGATCTGGCGCGGCACCACAAGGCGAGCCTGACCGGCTTTGTCGCCGCCCAGCCGCCCGTTGTGGCCAGCATGGGCGCCGGCGACGTGGCAGGCGTGCTCTATACAGAGCAGCTCAACGAGATCGAGGCCTCGATCAAGGATGTGCGCGACAAATTCAAGGCGCTGGTGCCGGCCAGCATCAAGACCGACTTTGCCGGGCGCGTGCAACAACCCGCGATCGGGTTGATCGATGTGGCCCGCAAGGCGGATCTGATCATCATCGGCTCGGCTGGTGAGGCACGTGATGATGGCTTCCGCAGTATTGATATTGGCGAGGTACTGCTCGGTGCCGGACGCCCGGTTCTGCTGGTGGCGCAAGGCGCAAGCAAGCTCAAGGCCGACAAGATCGTTGTCGCCTGGAAGGATACCAAGGAAGCGCGTCGGGCTATCGTGGATGCTCTGCCGCTGCTCAAGGCCGCCAGCGACGTGCAGGTCGTGGTGATCGACGAAGGCAATCTGGGGCCGGAGCGCGAAAGCATGCTGGATGCCGTTGCCTGGCTGGAGAGCCATGAGGTCAAGGTACGCGGCGACGTGCTGCCTGATGAGGACGGGGCGGCGAACGCGATCACCAAGGCAGCGAAAACAGCTGGCGCGGACCTGATCGTCAGTGGCGCCTACGGCCATAGCCGGCTGCGGGAATGGCTCGTTGGCGGGGTGACGCGGGACCTTCTGGCCACACCCGGGATCCATCGCTTCCTGTCCAACTAG
- a CDS encoding YkoF family thiamine/hydroxymethylpyrimidine-binding protein: MYFGAQISLYPMTDNFVGVIMSALGALDPYREQLRIETDDLSTLLVGPPEAVIPAMRDMFVAAAKTGVHCTLSATISRGCPGEPHDSRCDSPQLDGPLAPLAERQAHALQAVLQAPDLACEIAAQFSLYVMGTDDHMDEIYGCIDFLKQSGVLDRPKNFCTRLGGDAGAVLAALEAAICSFGPPQGHVTIDLTASANSPTPR; the protein is encoded by the coding sequence ATGTATTTCGGCGCACAAATTTCCCTATACCCCATGACCGACAATTTCGTCGGCGTGATCATGAGCGCATTGGGTGCGCTCGATCCCTATCGTGAGCAGTTGCGCATCGAGACCGACGATCTCTCGACGCTATTGGTGGGCCCGCCCGAGGCGGTGATCCCGGCGATGCGCGACATGTTCGTGGCAGCGGCCAAGACCGGTGTGCATTGCACGCTGTCCGCCACTATTTCGCGCGGTTGTCCGGGCGAGCCCCATGACAGCCGTTGCGATTCACCGCAGCTTGATGGGCCGCTTGCACCGCTTGCGGAACGGCAGGCCCATGCGCTGCAGGCGGTGCTGCAGGCACCCGATCTGGCCTGTGAGATCGCCGCGCAGTTCTCGCTCTATGTGATGGGCACTGACGATCACATGGATGAAATCTATGGCTGCATCGACTTCCTCAAGCAGTCCGGCGTGCTGGATCGGCCCAAGAATTTCTGCACCCGACTAGGGGGCGATGCCGGGGCAGTGTTAGCCGCGCTGGAGGCCGCGATCTGCAGCTTCGGGCCGCCGCAGGGTCACGTGACGATTGACCTGACAGCCTCGGCCAACAGTCCGACGCCGCGCTAA
- a CDS encoding ABC transporter permease, whose translation MSKNAEYARALGRVAPAVISVGAIIVAWELYAQFADIAPTTLPPPSRVVTQAVQHRQALWDNTVPTLTATLAGFACSLLAAFVFSVLIDFFEPLRRALFPVFIISQTLPLVAIAPLIVLWFGFGLAPKIMLVALVTFFPMLVALVQGYAATDRDITALLASMGAGRGRIFVLARLPTALPYFFAGLRISITYAVVGAIFAEYAGAARGLGIYILNSKNNFRPDLVLAAVLVSASLTLMLFGVTVLIQRLAMPWARLSQGAKP comes from the coding sequence ATGTCCAAAAACGCAGAATATGCGCGCGCCCTGGGCCGCGTTGCCCCAGCCGTTATCTCGGTGGGCGCCATCATCGTGGCCTGGGAGCTTTACGCCCAGTTTGCCGATATCGCGCCGACGACGCTGCCGCCGCCTTCGCGTGTGGTGACCCAGGCAGTGCAGCATCGTCAGGCGCTGTGGGACAATACAGTGCCCACACTGACTGCAACGCTGGCGGGGTTCGCCTGCTCACTGCTGGCCGCCTTTGTGTTTTCGGTGCTGATCGACTTCTTCGAGCCGCTGCGCCGGGCGCTGTTTCCGGTGTTCATCATCAGCCAGACCCTGCCGCTGGTGGCGATCGCCCCGCTGATCGTGCTGTGGTTCGGCTTCGGTCTGGCGCCCAAGATCATGCTGGTGGCGCTGGTCACCTTCTTTCCGATGCTGGTAGCGCTGGTTCAGGGCTATGCTGCCACTGACCGAGACATCACCGCGCTGCTGGCCTCGATGGGTGCGGGGCGGGGCCGCATCTTCGTGCTGGCGCGGCTGCCGACGGCCCTGCCCTATTTCTTCGCCGGGCTGCGCATCTCGATCACCTATGCGGTGGTGGGCGCCATCTTTGCCGAATATGCCGGGGCCGCCAGAGGGCTGGGCATCTACATCCTGAATTCCAAGAACAATTTCCGTCCCGATCTGGTGCTGGCTGCGGTGCTGGTCAGCGCCAGCCTGACGCTGATGCTGTTCGGGGTGACGGTGCTGATCCAGCGCCTCGCCATGCCCTGGGCGCGGTTGAGCCAAGGGGCAAAACCATGA
- a CDS encoding ABC transporter ATP-binding protein, with amino-acid sequence MSAPRLELRGIAKRFDGLAVLDEISLHVRKGEFVSILGPSGAGKSTIFKLLTGGLAPDAGSVAFDGAPLLAERRPFAFMPQHDALMPWRRIIDNTTLGLEVQGMSRSAARERVMTLFPEFGLAGFEQHWPAQLSGGMRQRAALLRTVVQERDMLLLDEPFGALDALTRAGMQRWLQTMWERHSWTTLLITHDVREAVFLSDRIYVLTDRPARVLTEISVSLPRPRLDLASAQASAIEADLLHTLLNSTSEQRNRPCLTAVI; translated from the coding sequence ATGAGCGCGCCACGCCTGGAACTGCGCGGTATCGCCAAGCGCTTTGATGGGCTGGCAGTACTGGACGAGATCTCACTGCATGTCCGCAAGGGTGAGTTCGTCTCCATTCTGGGGCCGTCAGGGGCCGGCAAGTCGACCATTTTCAAGCTGCTGACCGGGGGGCTGGCACCCGATGCCGGCAGCGTCGCCTTTGACGGCGCGCCGCTATTGGCAGAACGGCGCCCCTTCGCCTTCATGCCCCAGCATGACGCGCTGATGCCGTGGCGGCGGATCATCGACAACACCACGCTGGGCCTGGAAGTTCAGGGCATGTCGCGCAGCGCAGCGCGTGAGCGGGTGATGACGCTGTTTCCCGAATTTGGCCTGGCCGGGTTCGAGCAGCATTGGCCCGCCCAGCTTTCGGGCGGCATGCGGCAACGCGCGGCGCTACTGCGCACAGTAGTGCAAGAGCGCGACATGCTGCTGCTCGATGAACCCTTTGGCGCGCTGGACGCGCTGACCCGTGCGGGTATGCAGCGTTGGCTGCAGACCATGTGGGAGCGCCACAGCTGGACCACGTTGCTGATTACCCATGATGTGCGCGAGGCGGTTTTCCTGTCGGACCGTATCTACGTGCTGACCGATCGCCCCGCCCGGGTGCTCACCGAAATTTCCGTATCCCTCCCCCGCCCGCGACTGGATCTGGCCTCTGCTCAGGCCAGTGCCATCGAGGCGGACCTGCTGCACACCCTGCTCAACTCGACTTCCGAACAAAGGAACCGACCATGTTTGACTGCCGTCATCTGA
- a CDS encoding ABC transporter substrate-binding protein, protein MFDCRHLIIATLALGLVTPALAQATPVKVALDWTPNTNHIGLYVAQAKGFYEEAGLAVDILPYTDTSAGTLVANQIADFGIIGPLSLFTQHTAGADLIGVYAVVQHETGRLVFNDERSDIQSPRDLDGLTYGGFGTNWENALIGSMIRADGGTGDFENVTLGTSAYEALANGAVDFTLEVYTWEGIKAELDGDAQRAFVYADYGVPDQHTTMLGSSQAYLDAHPDEAKAFLAATQRGYAYATEHPDEATDIIIAASNDMLTDATLVRASLGSLIDGDYLVGADGVIGTMDGAKMAALGDYLLNIGMLVDGDGATLESAPDYSRYFTNAYLPQ, encoded by the coding sequence ATGTTTGACTGCCGTCATCTGATCATCGCCACCCTGGCGCTGGGTCTCGTTACACCGGCGCTGGCGCAGGCCACCCCCGTCAAGGTAGCGCTGGACTGGACGCCCAACACCAATCACATCGGGCTCTATGTTGCCCAGGCCAAGGGCTTTTACGAAGAGGCCGGGCTGGCGGTGGACATCCTGCCCTATACCGACACCTCGGCTGGCACGCTGGTGGCCAACCAGATTGCCGATTTCGGCATTATCGGCCCGCTGAGCCTGTTTACCCAGCACACCGCCGGCGCTGACCTGATCGGGGTTTATGCAGTGGTGCAGCACGAAACCGGGCGGCTGGTGTTCAATGACGAGCGCAGCGACATTCAGAGCCCGCGCGATCTGGACGGGCTGACCTATGGCGGGTTTGGCACCAATTGGGAGAATGCCCTGATCGGTTCGATGATCCGCGCCGATGGCGGCACGGGCGACTTCGAGAACGTGACACTGGGCACCTCGGCCTATGAGGCGCTGGCCAATGGCGCCGTGGACTTCACGCTGGAGGTCTATACCTGGGAAGGCATCAAGGCCGAACTGGATGGCGATGCGCAGCGGGCATTTGTCTATGCCGATTACGGCGTGCCGGATCAGCACACGACCATGCTGGGCTCCAGCCAGGCCTATCTCGATGCGCATCCCGATGAAGCGAAGGCATTTCTGGCGGCCACACAACGCGGCTATGCCTATGCGACCGAGCACCCCGATGAGGCCACCGACATCATCATTGCCGCCAGCAATGACATGCTGACCGATGCGACCCTTGTACGGGCGTCGCTGGGCAGCCTGATTGATGGCGATTATCTGGTGGGCGCCGACGGGGTAATCGGCACCATGGATGGCGCGAAGATGGCGGCGCTGGGCGACTATCTGCTGAACATCGGGATGCTGGTGGATGGCGATGGCGCAACGCTGGAAAGTGCGCCTGATTACAGCCGCTATTTTACCAACGCCTATCTGCCGCAGTAG
- a CDS encoding 5'-methylthioadenosine/S-adenosylhomocysteine nucleosidase (Enables the cleavage of the glycosidic bond in both 5'-methylthioadenosine and S-adenosylhomocysteine) yields the protein MGYARFASMSILYVMAAQAEYGPHLQAKIKPLMTGVGPVEAAVTVTRALAEARPLPRLVVSLGSAGSRVLPQCGVFQAVSVSYRDMDASALGIPKGQTPFLELAPVQPLSPRIAGLDGATLSTGANIVSGAAYVGVDADMVDMETYAVLRACQAFGVPLVALRGISDGAAELAHVDDWTQYLHIIDEKLAAAVDLIEVEMATGRI from the coding sequence ATCGGCTATGCTAGATTCGCAAGTATGAGCATCCTCTATGTCATGGCTGCGCAGGCCGAGTACGGCCCGCACCTGCAAGCCAAAATCAAACCCTTGATGACCGGGGTCGGTCCGGTTGAAGCGGCGGTGACCGTCACCCGGGCGCTGGCTGAGGCACGCCCCCTGCCGCGTCTGGTGGTGTCGCTGGGATCAGCCGGGTCGCGCGTATTGCCGCAATGCGGCGTGTTTCAGGCCGTATCGGTGAGCTATCGCGATATGGACGCCTCTGCGCTGGGCATCCCCAAGGGCCAGACGCCGTTTCTGGAGCTGGCGCCAGTGCAGCCATTATCGCCGCGCATTGCGGGGCTGGACGGGGCAACGCTATCGACCGGCGCCAATATCGTGTCTGGCGCGGCCTATGTTGGGGTCGATGCCGATATGGTGGATATGGAAACCTATGCAGTGCTGCGCGCCTGTCAGGCGTTTGGCGTGCCGCTGGTGGCGCTGCGCGGCATCTCGGATGGTGCAGCCGAACTCGCCCATGTCGATGACTGGACGCAATATCTGCACATCATTGATGAGAAGCTGGCGGCGGCCGTGGATCTGATCGAGGTCGAAATGGCAACGGGTCGAATCTAG
- a CDS encoding cell wall hydrolase, with amino-acid sequence MGKLRATALRAMALVVVGTGLGGCSLFAIGFGTAQLSAKECMMRAMYFESNRSSAEGMLAVGTVVMNRVDDTRYPKSICGVVGQKNQFAQGLLTRKMTDSGAVLASQMADQVINGARHAGVRSAQHFHTAGLRFPYNNMHYVLEAGGNEFYEKY; translated from the coding sequence ATGGGAAAATTACGCGCGACTGCCTTGCGGGCCATGGCTCTGGTTGTGGTTGGCACCGGTCTGGGTGGCTGCAGCCTGTTCGCTATCGGCTTTGGCACGGCCCAGCTGAGCGCCAAGGAATGCATGATGCGCGCGATGTATTTCGAATCCAACCGCTCCAGCGCCGAAGGCATGCTGGCCGTGGGGACGGTGGTGATGAACCGGGTCGATGACACGCGCTATCCCAAATCGATCTGTGGCGTGGTGGGTCAAAAGAACCAGTTCGCGCAGGGCTTGCTGACCCGCAAGATGACCGATAGCGGCGCCGTACTGGCCTCACAGATGGCCGATCAGGTGATCAATGGGGCGCGTCATGCCGGGGTCCGCAGTGCGCAGCATTTCCATACCGCGGGCCTGCGTTTTCCCTACAACAACATGCATTACGTGCTCGAAGCGGGCGGCAACGAGTTCTACGAAAAATACTAA
- a CDS encoding DUF2076 domain-containing protein gives MPNQQDHDIIDGLFDRIENVARTGAPRDADAELQIQQRLREFPPAPYYLAQTVVMQEQALRQAEQRIAELEAQRPRGPWDPQGAGRDQRAGQGGFLAGAAETALGVAGGMFLFNAIGGLFSGSAHAGEADVSNADIDAGGDDFGDGGFDIGGDF, from the coding sequence ATGCCCAATCAGCAAGACCACGACATTATCGACGGCCTGTTCGATCGCATAGAGAATGTTGCCCGTACCGGCGCGCCTCGCGATGCTGATGCCGAACTCCAGATCCAGCAGCGACTGCGCGAATTTCCGCCTGCGCCATACTATCTCGCCCAGACCGTGGTGATGCAGGAGCAGGCGCTACGGCAGGCCGAGCAGCGCATTGCCGAACTGGAGGCACAGCGCCCGCGCGGGCCATGGGACCCGCAAGGGGCTGGCCGTGACCAGCGCGCCGGGCAGGGTGGCTTTCTGGCAGGCGCCGCCGAAACAGCACTCGGCGTGGCCGGCGGCATGTTTCTGTTCAACGCCATTGGCGGCCTGTTTTCAGGCAGCGCCCATGCCGGGGAAGCCGATGTCAGCAATGCTGATATCGACGCCGGCGGCGATGATTTCGGGGATGGCGGCTTTGATATCGGCGGCGATTTCTAG
- a CDS encoding EscU/YscU/HrcU family type III secretion system export apparatus switch protein yields the protein MSDDPKQAPERSLAVALQYEKGTREAPRVVAKGHGVVAERIVDLARENGVIIETNPVLAQALSGIEIDDTIPHELYEAVAVVIGYVLRTSTKL from the coding sequence ATGAGCGACGACCCCAAACAGGCCCCCGAGCGCTCGCTCGCTGTCGCGCTGCAATACGAGAAGGGCACACGCGAGGCCCCCCGTGTGGTGGCCAAGGGGCATGGCGTCGTCGCCGAACGCATTGTCGACCTGGCTCGGGAAAACGGGGTGATCATTGAGACCAACCCCGTGCTGGCCCAGGCCCTGAGCGGCATCGAGATCGACGATACCATTCCCCATGAGCTTTATGAGGCCGTGGCCGTGGTGATCGGCTACGTCCTGCGCACCAGCACAAAGCTCTGA
- a CDS encoding flagellar hook-length control protein FliK, translating to MIIPNQLPQIVTAARGGALQALALQAGQVLDGRVLGPAPNGGTQVQIEGKLLNLVLPQAAKAGDTLRFEVQGSGAQVRLALQVAAGKQALPAPIANAPTPASAQPAGPAPASATAQPPAGAPQTAASSPPPAASTPPGQATQPAATAPASPPAAATASAPTAAPAGISVPQSAPATTPAAPAASQTTPTAATSAGTPAPAATGTAPPAAAPIAAGSIRPASPYAASTPTSPTANAATSGPATAAASAARVTTATPVVNTTPTATPAAAPNMPSTPQAALAQMVQAALPQQNSIASLTAALTNIAGKVALPEPVARAAQQVLANQVNLDGGKLNGAALQKAFMNSGTFQEAGLARPGAPLLAPQADMKAAMLALRQTLTTWLGQQTPLVAPVSQISPPLRGQIPRVKALEIQPVDPAEGAETVGKHLLERTESALSRVRLHQHASLPDPTIKGADWSVDLPVVIGGQQTLLQLAIHRDEHSASEEASERGWQMRFAINLLGLGEVGAQVSLRGSATGVMLWAEERSTSQALEADINTLRDTLVEAGLEPGAVIVRHGAPPAPPKPASAGHIVDSRR from the coding sequence ATGATTATCCCCAACCAGCTACCCCAGATCGTAACGGCCGCGCGCGGCGGGGCCTTGCAGGCGCTTGCGCTGCAGGCTGGTCAGGTCCTCGATGGTCGCGTCTTGGGGCCTGCTCCCAATGGCGGCACGCAGGTGCAGATCGAGGGCAAGCTGCTCAATCTGGTTCTGCCACAGGCCGCCAAGGCCGGCGATACCCTTCGTTTTGAAGTTCAGGGCAGTGGCGCACAGGTGCGCCTGGCGCTGCAGGTCGCAGCAGGCAAGCAGGCTTTGCCGGCACCGATCGCCAATGCGCCCACGCCCGCATCAGCTCAGCCAGCGGGTCCTGCGCCCGCCAGCGCGACTGCCCAGCCACCAGCGGGCGCTCCCCAGACAGCGGCAAGTTCCCCGCCGCCCGCTGCCTCAACCCCACCAGGTCAGGCAACCCAGCCAGCAGCCACAGCCCCCGCCAGCCCACCCGCTGCCGCCACGGCATCTGCGCCAACCGCCGCACCGGCTGGCATCTCGGTGCCACAATCAGCGCCGGCCACCACCCCAGCGGCACCCGCAGCTAGCCAGACCACGCCCACAGCAGCCACTTCTGCCGGGACACCAGCCCCAGCCGCAACAGGAACAGCGCCGCCGGCCGCCGCGCCAATTGCTGCCGGAAGCATACGCCCGGCCTCGCCTTACGCGGCCTCGACGCCCACCAGCCCAACTGCCAATGCTGCCACGTCCGGGCCCGCTACGGCCGCAGCGTCCGCCGCTCGCGTCACAACCGCGACACCGGTGGTCAACACCACGCCCACAGCCACCCCAGCGGCTGCGCCCAATATGCCCAGCACGCCACAGGCGGCATTGGCGCAGATGGTGCAGGCGGCCCTGCCACAGCAGAACAGCATTGCCAGCCTGACCGCGGCCTTGACCAATATCGCCGGCAAGGTGGCCTTGCCCGAGCCCGTTGCTCGCGCGGCCCAGCAGGTCCTAGCCAATCAGGTCAATCTTGATGGTGGCAAGCTCAATGGCGCGGCTCTGCAAAAAGCCTTCATGAATTCAGGCACCTTTCAGGAGGCCGGTCTGGCCCGCCCCGGCGCGCCATTGCTGGCCCCGCAGGCCGACATGAAAGCGGCCATGCTGGCCCTGCGACAGACCCTGACCACCTGGCTGGGGCAGCAGACCCCGCTGGTCGCCCCGGTCTCCCAGATTTCCCCACCGCTGCGCGGTCAGATCCCCCGCGTCAAAGCGCTCGAAATCCAGCCGGTCGATCCCGCCGAGGGCGCCGAAACTGTCGGCAAACACCTGCTGGAGCGCACCGAGTCGGCGCTGTCGCGGGTGCGCCTGCACCAGCACGCTTCCCTGCCTGATCCCACCATCAAAGGGGCCGATTGGAGCGTTGATCTGCCCGTGGTGATCGGCGGACAGCAGACCCTGCTGCAATTGGCGATCCACCGCGATGAACACAGTGCCAGCGAAGAGGCCAGCGAACGCGGCTGGCAGATGCGCTTTGCCATCAACCTGCTCGGCTTGGGGGAGGTTGGCGCCCAGGTCTCGTTGCGCGGCAGTGCCACCGGTGTCATGCTCTGGGCCGAGGAGCGCTCTACCTCTCAAGCGCTGGAAGCTGACATCAACACGCTGCGCGACACGCTGGTGGAGGCAGGGCTGGAGCCCGGCGCCGTCATCGTGAGGCACGGCGCACCACCGGCACCACCAAAACCAGCCAGCGCCGGCCATATCGTGGATTCGCGCCGATGA
- a CDS encoding glycosyltransferase family 2 protein, producing the protein MKLAFVIPAYNEEALIGKCLESVVAEIARAGVDAEIIVVNNASTDRTGEIARGFPTVRVVDEPKKGLVNARDAGFAASEGFDLVANIDSDTIVPVGWLDTVFSEFQRDPKLVCLSGPYVYYDMSPWSRFLVNMFYGLTYLIYILNRYILRVGSVVQGGNFVFKRAAWAQVGGYDRSIDFFGEDTDVAVRLSKVGGVKWTFGLKMKTSGRRLEKEGVFRTAGTYTLNFFWVTFRGKPVTKDYTDIRPD; encoded by the coding sequence ATGAAACTGGCATTCGTCATACCCGCCTATAATGAAGAGGCGCTGATCGGCAAATGCCTGGAATCAGTGGTGGCCGAGATCGCGCGCGCGGGCGTCGACGCCGAAATCATCGTGGTCAACAATGCCTCGACTGACCGGACCGGCGAGATTGCCCGCGGCTTTCCCACGGTCCGGGTCGTCGATGAGCCCAAAAAGGGTCTGGTCAACGCCCGCGATGCCGGCTTTGCCGCCAGTGAAGGCTTTGATCTGGTCGCCAATATCGACAGCGATACCATTGTGCCTGTCGGTTGGCTTGATACCGTGTTCAGCGAATTCCAGCGCGATCCCAAGCTGGTCTGCCTCAGCGGCCCCTATGTCTATTACGACATGAGCCCCTGGAGCCGGTTCCTGGTAAACATGTTCTATGGCCTGACCTATCTGATCTACATTCTCAACCGCTACATCCTGCGCGTTGGTTCGGTGGTGCAGGGTGGCAATTTCGTCTTCAAGCGCGCCGCCTGGGCACAGGTAGGCGGCTATGATCGCTCCATCGACTTCTTCGGCGAGGATACCGATGTGGCGGTTCGGCTCTCCAAGGTCGGTGGCGTCAAATGGACATTCGGGCTCAAGATGAAGACCTCGGGTCGTCGGCTGGAAAAGGAAGGCGTGTTTCGCACTGCGGGCACCTATACGCTCAACTTTTTCTGGGTGACCTTTCGCGGCAAGCCCGTCACCAAAGACTATACCGACATCCGCCCCGACTAG
- a CDS encoding DUF1993 domain-containing protein encodes MTIAVYDLTVPVFTRMLNNLLVVMDKAEANATERKFDTSVLAQARLAPDMIAFSGQVLIATDHVKGCISRLAGREIPVWPDTEKTFEELRARIAKALDLLASTRPEDLADSDTREVVLKLGGNDMPLSGLDYLTKFAMPNFYFHVTTAYAILRANGAPIGKRDYIAGADSRA; translated from the coding sequence ATGACGATCGCCGTTTATGATCTGACCGTGCCAGTCTTTACCCGCATGCTGAACAATCTGCTGGTGGTCATGGACAAGGCCGAGGCCAATGCCACCGAGCGCAAGTTCGACACATCGGTGCTGGCCCAGGCCCGCCTGGCGCCCGACATGATTGCCTTCAGCGGCCAGGTTCTGATCGCCACCGATCACGTCAAAGGCTGCATCTCACGTCTGGCTGGTCGCGAAATTCCGGTCTGGCCCGATACCGAAAAGACCTTCGAGGAACTCCGCGCCCGCATCGCCAAGGCGCTCGATCTGCTGGCCTCAACTCGGCCAGAGGACCTTGCCGACAGCGACACGCGTGAAGTCGTGCTCAAGCTTGGTGGCAACGATATGCCCCTGAGCGGATTGGACTATCTCACCAAGTTCGCCATGCCCAATTTCTACTTTCACGTCACCACGGCCTACGCCATCCTGCGGGCCAATGGGGCGCCGATTGGCAAGCGCGACTACATTGCCGGGGCCGATTCGCGCGCCTGA